The nucleotide sequence cggggcgattgggccggcaggggagggcagttgagggcgatcggtccggcaggggagctgttagggggcaatcaggctggcaggcagaagcggttagggacaatcaggcaggcaggcaggagggtggttatgagccagcagtcccggattgtgagaaggatgtctgactgccggtttaggcccgatcccatagggtcccaaattggagagcgtgcaggctgggctaagggacacccctgcagtccacaaattttgtgtaccgggcctctagtattataatattaaACTAAATGTGTAATAAAGAAATATGAACTTAATAAGTTATTGTTTGTGAGATATAGCCTTCAAAGAGAACAATCTATTAGGCTGTTTTTCTGGACCATAGGACCAAATACAATTTTTGACAACAATGTGTTTGGGTTTGCTTTTTGGTCTTGTTTTTTTCCACTGACAATTATCCTTTTCCAGCTCATGTCCCTTGGGGGCTTTAATGTTTCCTGACACTCCACTAGGGCTTGCCAGTTtggccttcctccctgtcattTACTAGCCTGGAGGTCTGCCTTCATTCTGAAAGCCAAAAATACTTAGGCTACCAGCACCTTTCGTAATCAGTGAAAATGCTCCTTATAGCCACATCTCCAGGTATTAAGGTTCCAAGTTTGTGATTTCTGTCTATAATTATTGAAAGTACATGGAGTAcgttcaatcttttttttttaaattggttttataggaagagagggagggagggaggaagagagagatcagttgctcCCATATGTGCCCCCATGGGGGATtggacccacaacctgggtatatgccctgacctggaatcaaacccgccaccaaccaactgagccacactggccgtggCTCAATCCTCTTATTCATGTAGAACTAGCCCACTCAACATAGATCTATTTAAAAGGTGAAACATTATATTGGAAACATATTGGATAGTGTTCTTCAAGAGGTTACATTTGTGATGCAGAAATTCATTATCTACAAAATCACATTAGTAAATCAAAGCAAGGGAAATATATTTTGCACTTGGAATAATTCATTACTTTGCAAGCGAAATGGTTATCAGTtggttttctaaagtaaattctAAAATGCTTGGATATTTCTGTCATGGGACTAAAGAATCTTGAATTTGTGTGGTTGATTTATGTGTAAGTAATTACAGTGTTGTACTTTAAGAAGTACTTTgactatatatttacatttatagcaCTTCATTAAAAAAGTTGTATACTGTTTCTAAAAGTGACAAAACatccctggttggtttggctcagtggaaagagcattggcctgcggaccaaagggtcccaagtttgattctggtcaaaggcatgaactttggttgcaggctcctccccggcccggcccctggtCGTGAAgcctgcaggaagcaaccaattgatgtgtttctctcacatcgatgtttctctctgtcttcccctctcttccactctctctgaaagatcaatggaaaaattatcctcaagtgaggattaacaaaaaaaaataaaatttttttaaaaagtgataaaacaAACTTTAGAGCAGATAAAAGACTTTTAGAGGAACTTACTTTATATTAATTGTACGCTGCTGATCTTCCTGCACTCGAATTGGGCATCGCCAATTGGAACAGTAACTCTCTTGTATGGTAGACATGAGATTTTCGAGATTTTTTGTAAAATTATCATGTTCATTCCCAAACAAATCGATTATTAATGAAGCTTTATGAACTTCAGATTTATATTGCTGTTTTTCCATCTTGTCCCAAATCCAAAGTAGCTTCACAGTTGTAAAACTGTAGGTGTccattaaataaagaaaacagtctACAAACTCTCTACCTAAATGAAGAGAGAGTTCCCTgggaaaattttcattttcatgaagaaTGACATATAATAACATCAAGAATCCATCTATGGTGCAGGTATTTTTCAGTCTTATTTCAACATAGAGTGGTGTACAGGATACTGCTTTGCGGCCAGCTTTGATAGTAAAAACACCTCCCCAAGGAAGAACAGGCCTCCAAAATGAGCGATCTtgattatagttatttttaattgatgCTTTGATCTCTTCAAACAGTGTCTTCatcctgcattttaaaaattaaaagtagaacatGTATGTGATTACATATGAtatgtttaaatgaaaataaagctatctaaagatttaaattaaatttggttaGATGGCCTCTCAATGCAACAAAAATATCTTAAGACAATTCTAGCTATGTCATTTTGGGGGCAATATACATGGTCTTTGAAAAGACCACTTAAAAAGTTGCAACCTTTTTTTTGAGGTGCTGAATGGCTATTTGATAggcttttatattaattatactgAAGATTTTTATTTGTGATATAGGaaaacccacttctaggaatatattctaagaattccaaaacaccaaccagaaagaatatattcacccctatggttcatagcagcataatttacaacagctaagatgtggaaacagcctaagtgcccatcagtagatgagtggataaaaaagctgtggtatatttaagccatggaatactatgcagctttaaaaaagaaggatctcttaccctttgagacagcatggaagggcCTGGAGACTATTagtctaagtgaaataagccagtcagaaagataaatatcacacaatctcacttatatatggaatctaatgaacttatgaataaaataaaaccagaggcatgaaaacatgtACAGACTGGCACATCTCAGAGGTAATCTTGGAGGTAAGGAGTCTGGGGGAGTGGGCaggaagagactaaccaaagaatttatatgcatgtatgcattgcccatggacacagacaacagggtggtgaaggcctggggtgggtggaaactgggtagaggggggcaatggggggaaggggacatctgtaatactctcaacaataaagatggaaaaaaaagaaactgcaacCTTTTTTTTGAGAGGCCTTTATATtataccacagattttttttgaTGATATAGGAAAACCCTGTAATAAGAAATCTTAAATGAAGGTAAAACTATTTAACGATAAAATCTAAATTTGGTTTTGTGTATTCCTAATGTAAACTTCTTCCACCCTCCAAAATACAAGCTGtgcttcattttcttaatatgtgtgattttacttataaaatgaaCTGTAATGGAACTCTTATTTGGGCTACAGAATGATGACCAATTAGCTATGAAAGATAACATAGGAAGAGTAATTGTGAGAACTTAATTGAATAGTAGCACAGCtaatacaaatattatttatatgtacTTTGGGATTTTTACTTACAATCTAGGACCATGCTATATATCCTACAATTTGAGGCCATGCTGTGaagacttttttcccccttttttttcatgCTGTGAAGATTTGATTCAGAACTTGGTCAGTATCCTGATTCCCTTCTCTGCACAATTTGGGAATGAAATGAGGTGTCCTCTCTGTTTAAATTGGTACATATCCTTCCCCCAACTTTGAGGGTAGCTAAGTATTCTGTTTTTAAAGTCACTGACAGTATTCTAACAAACATGTTCATGTCACATGTATGATATAtaggacaaaattttaaaaaattaaagaatgatgTCTTAATAAAACTGAATAGAAAACTGCTTTACTTGGGATAAAAAATGTCAACTAAAAACATCATAGTACTTtccaatatattatttttatggaaaagtatatttttcatgaaaaaagGGAAGCATTTGAGGAATAGGAAAAGAGAAGTGAGTGACTGAGGTCAGTGTCTTATTTTGACCATCCTTTCAAGTGCCACACCCTCCCAAACATAACATGAATCCAACACTCAATACTTTGGACCTGTATATTTTATTTGCGTGAAAAATTTAGTTGAAGTTGATTTTACAACAGTAGTAGACTAAAAATTCAGTTATATGATATATAAACACACGGTATTTTTGGCTTGAAGAAAGATATCCTCCACTCTAAAGTATTCAATACTATATTTAGTCTGAAATGTAGATGTTTATATATAGTCAGTAACAGGTTGGCTCTAGTCAACCAATTAGGAATAAGAGGGCGTGGTAAACCTGGAACCTAGGAAAACACAAACATATCCAGAAcagatttgaaaaaaatcatagggcattcaaatactttaaaaatgaaaataaatttcttcatGATTTGATTTATTTCTGTTGAATTTTAAAGAACTTTGTAGCAAAGACATAGGATCAAGAGCTTGAGTTCACACTCCTACATACTATATTGAAAAGGAATGGTTAATCTCTAGTActttttttcaaattatctttTGGGCATGACCAAATGAAGAGTAACTACAGCTCTACAAAGCAACCTTTATACTTTAAGAGAATTAAActacaattttatatatttgcaatgaaacttctttagcctttttcagggaaaaaaaaaaaaaagaggggggtaGAGAGGACTGGAAGAACAAGACGGCACTTAATCTAGTATCAACACTAATGTGGTGATGTGTCCCAAAGAactaaaaattacttaaaaagatgaagaaatgcCTTCAGAGCCCTGACCTGTTTTCGCCACACCTTCTAAGATTGTTCATTAGGCATTGTGTTGGAAATCCTGGAGGAGTTATCCTGCTGTCTTTATTTTCCTGCCTCAACAGGCCCTCCAGTTTGAATAAACCTGCTGAACTGCTCTGATCTCTCACGGTATTTCCTGGGCACAgcaccaccttttttttttttttttttttgcggtcATTTCCAAGGGTGACAATCTGTACTCCACATTGGTCGTGAAAACCAGACCATTTCCCCAAGGTACTGAATACCGGACTCCCTAAAAGCTCGGGGTCCTAAAGGTCCCGCCTGGAATCAGCGCtctgaaataatatgaaaaacaGCCACGCGCCCACCGCCCAGCggcgcggggcggaggggggagagCGCGGTACCCGCCGGGAGGGCGGTGGGCACCCAGCTCAGCCCCCCGGCcgcgcccaccctgccccctgccccccgcacccTGGAAGGCCTGGCACCGAGCACTGGCTCCGCAATGCGGGCGGGTCCCCGAGACAGAAGCCGGTGTCAAAGGCTGGACGCCCGTCTGCGCCCGGGCAGTGGCCCCGCAGGGCGCCTGGGACTGCTGGCCAGGGGCTAGAGGACTGGGCCGCGGGTGGCGTTCCCACACCCGGCAGCCTCCGTCCGCCAGGAAGCCGAATCCTCGTACCTCCTCGGGGACCGAAAACCGCCGGTGCCACCGCACCCGTCGCCGCCGCCGCTCGCTCATGGAGAGCCcgggctgccgccgccgccgccgccgactCATGTACTAGAACCGCCGGCTGTCTCGGCCTCCCCCGGCGAGAGTGCTGGGCTCCGGCACGGCCTCCATCGCACCCGCCGCGGCGGGAGCCACAGCAGCTCCGGCGCCCAGGCCCGATCCGACCGGATCCACGGAGCCAGGACCGCGGGACGCGTTGCTTATTACGGAGGAAGATTCGGCCTGACCtccgcctcccttcccccagcccccagttcCCAGACGCCCGACGGTGCTGCTGCGCAGGCGCGAAGACGCCCCAGTCAAACGTGCGTGTGTCGGGGGTGTACACAGCATTCAGCTTCACCCAATGGGAGCGAACATCaggtgcggggggcgggaccTCGTAGAGAGGGGCGTGGTTCCAGTGTGGGAGGAAAAGTGGAGCAGTCAAAGTGGGCAGGGTTTGCACGGAGGTGGAGCTTAGTGCCAAGCCCGTTAGGCTTTTTGAAGTTTGTACCATTTTTGGACCTTCCTTGATTTGTTTGATTCTAGATCTTGCCTTCTCAAATTCTTAACTTAGAGGGGGAAAGCTTTGTTTTCTCAGTTTGTTTTAATTATTCAAGCTTTTTATTTAAGTATCTGTTTAGGAAAATTTTGAATTAGTGTGTTAAATGCTGTCTATAGTGTTGAAGGTAATGCTTGGTCAAAATGCTGTAATTTATAATAGAAGTTAACACCATCTAAATAAATTAGAAAGCTTTAATATCTGATGAAAAATTTTTGGTTTGGATATGATAAGGCTCTACACATGAAGTGACAGCTAGAAATTTAAGCTCGAGTTGCTTAATGCTGTAGTCTGTGGGCTCAACCATAATAGCTGTTCAGTAGGCCCTGGTTCTTGTATTCTTCCTTAAAGAGTCAAAGCCCACATGGCTTTGCTTCTGTAGAACACAGACCACCCTGGAAAACTACCTTCACCTACAATTAGAAATGGGATAATGTTGAGATTTTCCCTGTCTAGTCATTCAACAGATGATTGTCTGGAAAGTGAAGTGCAACGCTTAGAACACACAATTCAGAGAGCTCAGTGTCAGCCCAGCACATTATTGTGGTCCTTAGTCACAGCTGAGTCTGGTGGAGGTAGAATGCCATCTTGACCAATGTGATGGTCAGCCAGACTGTGGACCTCAGACCTCTCTCAAGGAGTCTCGTGATGGAAGGATGAAGGCTGGGAGAGAAGCTTGACTTACTGAACTTAATTACTGCTGGTGGAGATGGGAATAAATGGATATCTCTCAGAGCAGAGGGGGAAGAAAGATGGCTCTGCCCCAACTAAAGGAATTAATAATTGTGTCAAAGTCTGCTCTtctctgctttttattattatggtatttcacaaatgaggaaactgaggctcattaAATAACTAGTGTGTATTGGAATTCACATGCATTAAAGTTCACTCTCAATATTAAAACCATTCTGCAAGTagaaagttctttaaaatgtttataaattggATTGTATGTGTAATTGACAATCTCTCATAAGACATGGAATTCATTTTATATTGTTTGGGTCATTCTCTTCCAGAAAACAGACCCGGTAATGGGGGTTGTTACCATTTCTGGAGAATAGCAGGGCCCATTAAATTCAGCTGAGGCTTGGCTAGGGAGGGGAATCATGAATTCCTTGCATACTTGGATAACTCACAAACCTCACTGAAGCCTTTAACCCAGATTTTCATTCTGCTTCTTTTCTGCTCCCCTTAAAGTCTGATACCTGAGTTGCAGTTTTTGAAAAGACAGCTTTATtcaggtataattgacaaatatatggagcatatttaaagtatataatttgataagttttgacatatgCATACTCTCTTGaaaccatcactacaatcaagTGAGTAGATCCATCATCCTCAAGTTTTCTCAGGTCCCTTTAAACTTTTTCCCCATCCCTCTTTGCCTCCACACCTAAGCAACCACTGATCCATTTTCTGTCATGATAgattcatttgcattttctaaagttttatataagtagaatcagacagtatgtattattttttgaggGGTGTCTAGTTTCTTATACTTAGCATCATTATCTTGACATTCATCCACATTGTTctgtgtatcaatagttcattccttttagtttttttgctgtattccattatgtagatgtactgtcatttatttattcacttacctGTTGATGGCCATTTGCATTGCATCTACTTTTGGGCTGTTACCAATAAAGCTACTATGAACAGTGTATATAACTGTTTATATGGACATACAGGAATGGGCAAAAATAgacttacagttgtttgtatgtaaaataaagacatgcaGGTTGTGATTATTGCAGTAGCTTTATTGGAATGTTACAAtgcctacttttgccaaccctgtatatttccatttttttctggggTAAAAATCTAGAGGTGGAATGATTGTATCTCATGGTAGatgtatgtttaactttgtaagaaactgctgAATTGCTTTCCAGAGTGgttgtactattttacattcccattaggAGGGTGTTCAAGTTTCATTTCCTCCATAACCTCACCAGCACTCGGTATGTCAATCGTTTTTAATTTAAGCTGTTCTAATAGGTATATAGTCATATCTTGTTGTGGGTTGAATTTTTCTAGTGATTAATGAAGTTGAGCAtcattttatgtgcttatttgccatctgtatatctttttttggtgaggtgtctgttcagatctttgttccattaaaaaaaaaattgggttgtGCCTgtccagagtggctcagttggttgaatgtctacccgtgcaccaaagggctgctggtttcattcccagtcagggcacatacctgagttgtgggttcaatccctggttgaggcacatacagaaggcaaccaatcaatgtttctttccctccctccttcccttcttctctccctctctctccctcactccctccctcccttcctctctctaagcatgtcctagggcagtgatggcgaacctatgacatgcgtgtcagcactgacacgcgtagccatttctgatgacacgcggccgctaaggcggccgcatgccgaggatgaaacatttgctgctcctgaggatgaaacatttgcgaaataatgttttttcctcaaagtgacatactacccgagttatgctcagttttttggctaattttgacacaccaagctcaaaaggttacccatcactgtcctaggataaggataaaaaaaaaaaagttgggttgtttgttttcagagTTCTATATATTTTCTGGAAacaagttctttatcagatatagGCTTTACAAAGATTTTCTTCCAGTATATGGCTTCCCCCACCTCCATTCTCTTAACAGTACATTTTTTAAGAacgtaagttttaaattttaataaagttcaaACTATTTTTTATGGTTGTGCTTTTAGTATAATTTATAAGAAATCTTTACCTACTCTAGGCTCACAAAGACCTTTTCCTGTGTTCTTCTGGAATTTTTCTTGTTTAGACTGtatatttaggtctatgatacattttgagttaatttaaaaaaaatttaccatatccataatttaaaaatttttaaaaatttatttatttgagagagagagagagagagagagagagcgcaaaacatcaatttgttgttccacttatttatgcattcattggttgattcttatatgttccctgacctggttTCAAACCCTCAAcattggcatatcaggatgatactctaaacaactgagctacccggccacggcttgaatttattttttaaatatatatttttattgatttcagagaagaagggagagggagagagagatcaaagcatcaatgataagaatcattgatcggctgcctcctacacaccccttactggggatcgagcttgcaacctaggcatgtgcccttgactggaattgaacccgggacccttcagtccccaggttgactttctatccactgagccaaactggctagggctaatttttatttatgaataatCAATTGTTCAGAAACATTTGTTGAAAGGCTATTCTTTTCTACTGTGTTGCCTTTATGCTTTTGTCTGTAAATCAGTTGTGCAATgtcatttataaacattttacttaatatttatttgttctcAATTGTATGTTACACAGTGTTCTACCATTGgagatatacactaagtggccagattattatgatctctgaatgcataataatctggccactcagtgtatatcctatataataaaaggctaatatgcaaattttccccttgaccaggagttcgaccagcaggcaggctggccaaccgcccatgtcccctccccctggccaggctggccggaccccacccatgcacgaattcatgcactgggcctctaaaatacacacacacacacacacacacacacacacacacacacacactgagtggccagattattatgccttcagagatcataataatatggccactcagtgtatatcagtaAGTGTTAGATTGCAAAGACTAGAGACCAGATATTGCTaacttaaaataagaaatttattagAAGGATGCAAGGTATaacagaattaaagaaaaatccaaaatcccagccagtgtggctgagtcattgagcatcaacctatgaaccaggaggtcacagtttgattcccggtcagggcacatacccggcttgcgggctcaatccctagtgtggggcgtgcaggaggcagctgatcaatgattctctctcatcattgacgatTCTATctgtccttctcctttcctctttgaaatcaataaaaatatattaagaaaacaaaaagaaaaacctgaaaaTCAGGTTTCCGTTACCTTGGTTGATCAGAAGTGAGGTAGTTCCCCAATAGGCAATGGAACCCTATTGACAGAAAAGAGGGAATGATGCTGGGCAGCTATTGCATAAGAGTGCTTCCCAACTTTTTTTACATCCACACATAATAAATAGTCAGAATTGAGCAGTGTGTGAGGGCATACTGTTGGAGATTATGAGTTGTCTCTATAGAGTGTGGTgaaaaatattgttatatttttttatattatataattataaaaaaggcAAAGTATGAGGGAGATATGAAATattgaatttatataaaatatattaaaaatttgatgaGAAATTTGAGCTAattttcatatgatttttatttcaaaattttattcaaaTCTGCCTAATATATACAGtgtcccaaaatgtatacacatttttattttatttatttaaaaaatatatttttattgacttcagagaataagggagagagctagaaacatcaattatgagagagaatcatttattgcctcctgcacgcaacttgggcatgtcccctgaccaggaattgaaccatgacctcctgtttcataggttgatgctcaaccactgagccacaccagctgggctgtatacatatttttaataattattaattccaatgggttaaatatgaaaagaaagaaacatcaattgagctatcggctgttaaagtgtatatacatttttttgggacaccatgTATATAAGGAAAAGGGTatctatataaaagactaagtgaccaaatgaccagtcgaccggtcgctatgatacacactgaccaccagggggcagacgatcaatgcagaagctgcctgctggtggtcagtgtgctcccacactGGGAGCATCGCTTAGCTGACTGATGGGTGCCAGATGCTAGGCTCACAGCTGGGGAGCACAGCTGAGGAGCGGCAGCGAGCCGGCAGAGCGGGgtggcacctggccagggcctgggctgggctcctccccgcctgcctgccATATTGCGCACTACCACATCCCTcggaggatgttggactgcccGTTTcagccgatccccgcaggccacaccgagggaccccaccggtgcacaaatccgtgcaccaggcctgtagtatatAATAATTATGCATGTAtcttgatgaattttcacaaaatttCACTTGTGTGTTCCAGTTATGTATATTTGCATAACAAATCACCCttaaacttagtggcttaaaatagcaatatatattttgcttatgAATTTGCAGTTTGGTCAGAGCTTGGCTGGAATAATTTGAAGGCTGGAGGCTGGAATCATTGGAAGGCTCCTTCACTTACATGTTTGCTTATTGATGCTACCTGTTGACTGGACCTTAGCTGCCTATGTGACCAGAATACCTTCATGTGATTCCTTGACTTTCTCATAGCATGGTGTTTGGGTACCAAGGGTGAGTATCCAAAGAAAGAGAGCCAGTAGAAGCTCtagtgccttttattttattttattttattttattactattatttttttaatgaatctttattgttcagattacaattgtttctcctttttccccacatatctccccaccacccagttcccccctccctctgcccttacctcccccccccgctgtccttatccataggtgtatgatttttgtccagtctcttcccatactccccacacagacacccctttccccctgagaattatcaatccactcccattctatgcctctgattctattaagttcaccagtttattctgttcctcagattttgaattcacttgacttttagattcacttgttgatagatatgtatttgttgttcataatttttatctttcttcttctttttcctctttttaaagaatacctttcagcatttcatataatactggtttggtggtgatgaactcctttagctttttcttatctgtgaagctctttatatgcccttcaattctgaatgataactttgctgggtagagtagtcttggttgtaggttcctgctattcatcactttgaatatttcttgccactcccgtctggcctgcatg is from Eptesicus fuscus isolate TK198812 chromosome 2, DD_ASM_mEF_20220401, whole genome shotgun sequence and encodes:
- the C2H14orf28 gene encoding uncharacterized protein C14orf28 homolog isoform X2, which produces MKTLFEEIKASIKNNYNQDRSFWRPVLPWGGVFTIKAGRKAVSCTPLYVEIRLKNTCTIDGFLMLLYVILHENENFPRELSLHLGREFVDCFLYLMDTYSFTTVKLLWIWDKMEKQQYKSEVHKASLIIDLFGNEHDNFTKNLENLMSTIQESYCSNWRCPIRVQEDQQRTININPPQEIPHGNLIRLAVDELFCSRIELCEEQGCGGLREFSQRVFCHGAPPFVVLNMQHWKSEDLAYVPYYLDLSDHKYLLEGATLFNKEEHHYSAAFQIDGHWMHYDGLRNVLA
- the C2H14orf28 gene encoding uncharacterized protein C14orf28 homolog isoform X3, which translates into the protein MKTLFEEIKASIKNNYNQDRSFWRPVLPWGGVFTIKAGRKAVSCTPLYVEIRLKNTCTIDGFLMLLYVILHENENFPRELSLHLGREFVDCFLYLMDTYSFTTVKLLWIWDKMEKQQYKSEVHKASLIIDLFGNEHDNFTKNLENLMSTIQESYCSNWRCPIRVQEDQQRTININPPQEIPHGNLIRLAVDELFCSRIELCEEQGYLLEGATLFNKEEHHYSAAFQIDGHWMHYDGLRNVNLILLNKPPEFLLLSSLVYIRAAEK
- the C2H14orf28 gene encoding uncharacterized protein C14orf28 homolog isoform X1, which encodes MKTLFEEIKASIKNNYNQDRSFWRPVLPWGGVFTIKAGRKAVSCTPLYVEIRLKNTCTIDGFLMLLYVILHENENFPRELSLHLGREFVDCFLYLMDTYSFTTVKLLWIWDKMEKQQYKSEVHKASLIIDLFGNEHDNFTKNLENLMSTIQESYCSNWRCPIRVQEDQQRTININPPQEIPHGNLIRLAVDELFCSRIELCEEQGCGGLREFSQRVFCHGAPPFVVLNMQHWKSEDLAYVPYYLDLSDHKYLLEGATLFNKEEHHYSAAFQIDGHWMHYDGLRNVNLILLNKPPEFLLLSSLVYIRAAEK
- the C2H14orf28 gene encoding uncharacterized protein C14orf28 homolog isoform X4, translating into MKTLFEEIKASIKNNYNQDRSFWRPVLPWGGVFTIKAGRKAVSCTPLYVEIRLKNTCTIDGFLMLLYVILHENENFPRELSLHLGREFVDCFLYLMDTYSFTTVKLLWIWDKMEKQQYKSEVHKASLIIDLFGNEHDNFTKNLENLMSTIQESYCSNWRCPIRVQEDQQRTININPPQEIPHGNLIRLAVDELFCSRIELCEEQGYNKTLLNRNPDSRHPQLTGFFLHSSFRRKVWWLKRILPTSFLPWGTSFCCLKYAALEI